AGGAAGTACACGCGGTCTGGCAGCTTTCCGCGCTCCAGCCGGGTGGCCAGGGCGGTGAGTACGCCAGCCTCATTCATATGGTCATGAGTCGTGGACAGAAAGAGACATAGGAGATCCCGGCGGTCATCTTTCACACAGCCTGCGGCCACGACCTGGGGAACGGCATACGCGGCTTCCTCCACCTCGGCAGGGCTCAGGCGCGTGCCGCGATGCTTGATGACAAAATCGCTACGGGATAAAAACGTAATGAATCCCTGGCTGTCCACTTGGCCTTGATCACCCGTGAAAAGGGTATGCACTCCATCCAGGTCACGAAATCGCTTGGCCGTCTCCTCCGGGGACTGCCAGTAACCTGGAGAAACGTGTGGCCCCTGGATGGCCAGTTCTCCCGCCTCCCCGGCGGGCAGAGGTTGCCCATGCTCATCCACGGTGAAGACGGTGGTGCCATCCAAGGGACGGCCGACACTGTCCAGATGGGTCTCCATTTCCTCCGGCAGGATGATGGAGACACGCTTGCACTCCGTGAGGCCGAACATCGGCACCACTTGCACCTGCGGCAGCAGCTCCTGAATTTGCTGGATGTAAGCCTGCGGCAGATGATCCCCTGTATTGGTGATCATCCTCAGCCGGGGAAGCTCCGCTGGGCGGAAGCGTTGCATTTTGATCAGCGCGGCGAAGACGGTCGGCACCCCAGGGAGGATGGTGATGCCTTCACGGGCCAGGATTTTAGGCAACTCCGGCCCCACCATTTCTGGTCTGCCGAGAAACAGGCTGGCACCCGTCAGGCAGGCATAAAAAAGCTGATAAAGACTGTAATCAAAAGCCAGGGGTAAAAAGATGCCGATGCAATCGTCCGCCTGGTATTTTAGCCGGACCTGGATAGCCGGGCTGACGAAAGCCACATTGCCATGAGTCAGCATGACACCACGTGGCGTGCCCGTGCTCCCGGAAGTAAAGACCAGAAAAGCGAGATCGTCCGCAGTCAGTGGGACTGCCCGAGGTGTGGCTTCGCGTCCTTCAAAAAGACTGCGCCCTGCTTCCTCATCCACCGAGATAATGGCGCAACCATCCGCTGTTAGGGCCAAGTGGGCCGTGGAGGCATCCAAAAACACCGCCTTGGCCTCACACTGGGTCAAAATCCGCTGCAAACCTTCCGGCTGCATTTGATGACTCAGGATGGAAAAAATTACCCCTTCTTGCAGCGCTGCGAGAATGATGAGGAGGACTTCCACCCGGTTCGGCATTACCACCACGACCCGGTCCCCTTTTTGAATGCCCTGGGCATGCAGCCAGGCAGCCAGGTGATTGACCCGTGTTTGCGTTTCTTTAAAGGTGAGGGGAGTGGAGCCAGAAACCAACACCCGCTCTGGCCATCGTTCCGTAGCCTGAGCCAGCCACTGGCAGGGTAAAGACGGGAGAGGCGGAGGCTGAGCAGTCATTGAAAAAGAGCGGAGTACTTTAACCCTAATTCCGCTCAAGCAGGCGATATTTTCACCCTTTTGCCATTTCATCCCTGTCTGCTCAATTTTGAGTCTGGAACGAAATCATCCCTTGCACGCAGGCAAAGCTTCTCGAATATAGCCACCCTCACACGCGCACGGATAGCTCAGTGGTAGAGCGGCTCGTTTACACCGAGTTGGTCGGGGGTTCGAATCCCTCTCCGTGTACCAGTCTGAAACTACTCAGGCTTCCAGGACCGCTGTTTCAATCTCAGGGCATGCTTCATCCGTGTGGAAGAGGGATAAAAATGCATTTCCCTGCCGTGGCTGCTCAGAAAGCATCAGGCGAACATTTTCGTGAGTCAGGACCACTCCAGGCTTCCTGTCGGTCCCTGCGGATTCAGAAAAAACGAGGAAGGCCGGGTCTTCAGACTTTCCTGGAAAGCGCATGCCCCAAGCGGGACGGGTGCTCATCACTTCGGAAAAATCAGCCTCATCCCAATTGCCACCATTCAGGCCTTCACCCAGCCAGACGGTCAGAATGTTTTCAGCCACATCTTTTAAATGACGGCTGGTTTTTTCCAGAAACAGACAAACTGGCTCCGCTTCTTCTAAAATCGCCTGGAAAGCCTGGCTGCGTATCTGCGGTGAAATGATGGAAATCACTGCGCCGATATGGGCTACGGCCAGGGTGATCAGATGCAGATCCGGACTGTGGCGAAGCACCGCGACCACTTTTTCTCCACGATGAACGCCATTTTGCTGCAACCAAGTGGCGATGCGCAGCACGTTCATCCATGCCTGCTCGCAGGTAAATTCCATTCCATCCACGGTGAGCGTGGTTTCCGGGGTTCGCTCGGCAGCGTCTGCCAGGAAGGCGGAGAGATGAAATGGGCCGTTGCGCGATTGCGTCTGCCAGGGAGAAAGACTCACATTATTTTCTGGAACGGTTAGCATCATATGGATATTATAGTCAATGTGACTGTTTTCAAGGCTTTGTTTTCGAATTTTCTCGAATTTGCAAATCTTGGGCGAGGCATTCGTGGGCATTACCCACATTGAATGGGCCTGTTACTGAATTTGACGATTATTTCGTGAGACACGCAGCCCGGATGCTTCCCGCTGGCCTACATGAATAGAGTTATATTTACTCAACGATATTTTGTCACCGCCGTCAAATAGTCCTTCGCAAAGGACGACGTGGGATCATCAAAAAACTTAACTGCTGGGCAGGACTCGAAAACGCTGCCTTTTGCAAGAAACACCACCCAATCCGCTATCTGCCGGGCGAAACTGAGTTCATGGGTGGCCAGGACGATCTGCTGACCCTCCTGGACCAGTTCACGGATGACATCCAGCACCTCCCCGGTCATCACCGGATCCAGTGCGGAAGTGGGTTCATCCAAGAGGAGAAGCCGGGGTTTTGAAGCCAGTGCGCGGGCGATGGCGGCGCGCTGCTGCTGTCCGCCAGAAAGCTCTGCAGGACGCTTGCGCATGTGCTCCGCCAGGCCCAGCCGGGTGAGCAGTTCCACTGCCCTTTGGCGGGCTGCCGTTTCCGTCTGACCATGCACCGCGGTTAGGGGAAGGGTGACGTTTTGCAGCGCGGTGAGGTGTGGGAAAAGATTGTATCCCTGGAAGACAAAGCCGTTTTGCCGCAGCACCCGCAGAGCGCCTTCAGCCTCATGTGGCAGCTCTTCTTCATCCACCAGCACGCTACCTTCTTCCGGGACCAGCAGGCCACCCAGGACACGCAGCATCGTGGACTTGCCCCCGCCGCTGGGGCCTAGCAAGACCACGACTCGGGCATCATCTCCGGTTTGAAAACTGGCTTTGTCCAGCGCATGAAACGCGCCGTAACGTTTCACCACGGAACGCGTTTCAAGTTTCATACGCGAACCTCCTTTCCAGCCGCCCGGCAAACCAGGACAGCGGCAGCGTGACGATGAGATAGGCGGCGGCCAGTGGCAGGTATCCCTCCAGGGCAGTATAGCTGCTGCTGTTTAGAATTTTGACCTTCTGCACCAGCTCCTCAATGCCGATGACGGAGAGCAGGGAGGAGTCTTTGATCAGCGAGACAAGCTGCCCCGTGGTCCCTGGCAATGCACGGCGTACTGCCTGGGGAATGATCACATAACGATAAGTTTGAACCCGGTTAAAACCCACGGCACGCGCGGCCTCCCTCTGCGAGGCCCCAATGCTCTCCACCGCCCCTCGAAATATCTCCGCCAGATACGCCCCTTCAAAGCAGCCCAGGAGGATCATTCCGACGATTAAAGGATCGTTAATATGCAGGGCGGAAGCTACGATGTAATACCCAATCAGTAACTGTACCAAAAGCGGAGATCCGCGCAGCAATTCGACGATGCCGGTGCATAGTAGGCGCAGTGGCAGTATCGGCGCGCGCCTACCTATCATCAAGGAAAAGCCTACAAAAATACTCAATGCCATGGCTCCCAGCGAGATGGCCATCGTGGTGACCCACCCCCAAGCCAACTGCTCACGGTAAACCCATGTGTCTTTCCAGTTCCATTCGTAGTGGACCGTCGCAAAAGTCGCGTAAAGGGCCAGTGCGCCTCCCAGGATCAGGACCAGAGTCCAAAGGGAAGTGCGCAAAAAAGTCGGGGGCATCAGGCGGGCGTTTGCTCAGTCTGTAGCAGGAAGCAGGCAGTTTGCCAAACTCTCTCCATGTTCTTTCACTGGGGACTCGCGCTCTCGGCTTCCTCCACCGGGGCGGTGGGCGGGCCAGCTTCCGCCTGGATGCCATAGTGCGGACGGCCCTGGTGCGCTTTCACAAATTGAGTGATGCCAGCAGCGATGCCACGGGTCAGTTGCTCCTGGTAGGTTCGTTTTTTGAGCTTCTCCATCTCCGGCGCATTGGTTAGGAAACCGCATTCGATGAGGACCGCAGGCACCAAGGATTGGCTCACAACAGCATAGCTGCGCTCCTTGATGCCTCGATCCACCGCCTGCGTGGCCTGGCAGACATGCTTTTGCAGACTTTTTGCCAGCCATTGCCCCCGCTCATCTTGAACGGAGCCGGTGGCTAGGGACCACTTTGCCTGCATAGCACGCTGGGCGGACAGGGTTTTGCGTTTTGTATAGTATGTCTCAATGCCGCTCACATCCGGCGAGGCGCTTGTATTCAGGTGCAGACTTACAAAGGCGGCGGCCTCTGCTTGGCTGGCGATTGAAGCACGTTCTTCCAGGGGCAGGAAGACATCCTTGTCCCGGGTCATTTTCACCCGCATTCCTTGGCTGAGTAACTGGTCTCGTAGGCGAAGGGTCAGTGTCAGGGCCAAATTTTTTTCAATCGTCCCGCCTGCCACCGCGCCACCATCATGCCCGCCATGGCCAGCGTCCAAGACCACCAACGGGGCTGCATCCAGATCCCATGGCTCCAGCCTCACTGCGGGCACGGCCTCCAGTTGATTCGATAGCCAGGCCAACGAAGCCAAGCTTGTGGCCAAGGCCGTATAGGAGGCCAGGCTGCGCAGGCCGAAGCGTACTTTTTTCCAACGACGGAGGGAGATGGATTCCGCTTTTTTCAAAAATTGTTCAATATTTTTAAAATACTTATTGTCGTTAACTATTATACTCACTAAAATACAAACATGAAAGTGCCGTCTGCAGACTTTTTTGTGAAGCACCCCAGCTTGGTCCTTGGCTCGGTGTTTTTCTTCACCTCATTCGCAGCCGCGCAAAACAATTACGCGCCAGGTGCCATCCAGGCACCCAACTACCGCCACGGCGGGTCTGCCTACACCCCTGCCAGGCCTTCGTCTCCTCAGCCACAGCCGCGCTATACCACTCCGCCGCAGTCTCCCCAATATCAGTCCGGTTACGGAACGCCTCCCAATCAAAAGCCGTCCACGGCCAAGGGCAGCAGTACTACGGCTAAAAAAAGCTCCAGCAGCAACTCCCGCCCGGTGACTTTGGAAACAAAGGTCGCCCGTCTGGAAAAAAATGATGCCCGGCAGGATCAGCGTCTCAGCAGCATCGAGACTGGCACAGGTATCCGTCCGCCTGCCGATGATCCGCACTCAGGAGGGAAATTCTATACGGTGCGCCCAGGGGATACTCTTTGGCGCATCGCGGACAAGCACAGCACCAGCATCAATGCGCTGAAATCTGCCAACCGCCTGACTGGAGAAGTGATCACCGTCGGCCAGACGCTGGTCATTCCTGGGTATAGTGCCGCCCCCGTGGAGTATAACCAGACTGGCGTACACATCGTGCGGCCTGGAGATACCTTTTCCCAAGTCGCTCAGGCCAATGGCATCACTCAGGATGCCCTGGCCCGGGCCAATCCGTCCGCGTATCCGGACCGCCTGCTGGTGGGTGAGAAACTGACCATCCCAGGAAAAAAAGCCAGTCCCACATCCTACTGGCCACCTGCGGACAACGGCAACCCTGCGACCATCACCTCCAGGGCTCACATCGTCAAAAAAGGAGAAAGCCTGGGAGCCATCGCCAAAAGCTACGGCATCTCCACGTCCACACTCGCCTCCGCTAACCGGTTAAAAAACGCCAATCTCATCGAGCCTGGCCAGCGCCTCGTCATTCCTGGGGGCAGTGTCCCTCGCAGTCCAGCGCCCGCTCCCTCATATCCGCCAGCAGACCGGGATACCCAGCCCCTGCCCGGAGCCGGATTGACCTATTTCACCCCGCCTCCTGCTCCCGCACCGGCCCCGGCTCCAGAGCCTACTTACCAGCCTGTCTCCAAGCCTGAGCCGCCCGTCAGCAGCAATCGCCGTGGCATCGTTGCCTACCAGTTGGAGCGGGGGGATGACATCAACACCGTCTCCGGACTCTTTAACACGACCCCGGAAAAAATTCGTGAACTGAACAAGCTGCCTGCGGATCGCAAGCTGAAGGAAGGTGATGAAGTGGTGGTTCCTACCATCGGGGCCGTGTCCCTGAATTGACGCGGCGCTTTGTCCGGCCAAAGATGGGGCATGTCCCGCATCGGCACCCCTCTTTCCTCCACAGCGACCAAAGTCATGCTCCTCGGCTCCGGCGAGCTGGGCAAAGAAGTCGTCATCGAATTGCAACGCCTCGGCTGCGAAGTCATCGCCGTGGATCGTTATGCCAATGCCCCGGCCATGCAGGTAGCGCATCGCAGCCATGTCATCTCCATGCTGGATGGCGAGGCCCTGCGCCGCTTGGTGGAGGTGGAAATGCCCAACTTCATCGTCCCGGAGATCGAGGCCATCGCCACGGATACTTTGGTGGAACTAGAGAACGAAGGTTTCACCGTCGTGCC
The DNA window shown above is from Prosthecobacter fusiformis and carries:
- a CDS encoding amino acid ABC transporter ATP-binding protein, producing MKLETRSVVKRYGAFHALDKASFQTGDDARVVVLLGPSGGGKSTMLRVLGGLLVPEEGSVLVDEEELPHEAEGALRVLRQNGFVFQGYNLFPHLTALQNVTLPLTAVHGQTETAARQRAVELLTRLGLAEHMRKRPAELSGGQQQRAAIARALASKPRLLLLDEPTSALDPVMTGEVLDVIRELVQEGQQIVLATHELSFARQIADWVVFLAKGSVFESCPAVKFFDDPTSSFAKDYLTAVTKYR
- a CDS encoding muramidase family protein; this encodes MKVPSADFFVKHPSLVLGSVFFFTSFAAAQNNYAPGAIQAPNYRHGGSAYTPARPSSPQPQPRYTTPPQSPQYQSGYGTPPNQKPSTAKGSSTTAKKSSSSNSRPVTLETKVARLEKNDARQDQRLSSIETGTGIRPPADDPHSGGKFYTVRPGDTLWRIADKHSTSINALKSANRLTGEVITVGQTLVIPGYSAAPVEYNQTGVHIVRPGDTFSQVAQANGITQDALARANPSAYPDRLLVGEKLTIPGKKASPTSYWPPADNGNPATITSRAHIVKKGESLGAIAKSYGISTSTLASANRLKNANLIEPGQRLVIPGGSVPRSPAPAPSYPPADRDTQPLPGAGLTYFTPPPAPAPAPAPEPTYQPVSKPEPPVSSNRRGIVAYQLERGDDINTVSGLFNTTPEKIRELNKLPADRKLKEGDEVVVPTIGAVSLN
- a CDS encoding N-acetylmuramoyl-L-alanine amidase translates to MKKAESISLRRWKKVRFGLRSLASYTALATSLASLAWLSNQLEAVPAVRLEPWDLDAAPLVVLDAGHGGHDGGAVAGGTIEKNLALTLTLRLRDQLLSQGMRVKMTRDKDVFLPLEERASIASQAEAAAFVSLHLNTSASPDVSGIETYYTKRKTLSAQRAMQAKWSLATGSVQDERGQWLAKSLQKHVCQATQAVDRGIKERSYAVVSQSLVPAVLIECGFLTNAPEMEKLKKRTYQEQLTRGIAAGITQFVKAHQGRPHYGIQAEAGPPTAPVEEAESASPQ
- a CDS encoding class I adenylate-forming enzyme family protein encodes the protein MTAQPPPLPSLPCQWLAQATERWPERVLVSGSTPLTFKETQTRVNHLAAWLHAQGIQKGDRVVVVMPNRVEVLLIILAALQEGVIFSILSHQMQPEGLQRILTQCEAKAVFLDASTAHLALTADGCAIISVDEEAGRSLFEGREATPRAVPLTADDLAFLVFTSGSTGTPRGVMLTHGNVAFVSPAIQVRLKYQADDCIGIFLPLAFDYSLYQLFYACLTGASLFLGRPEMVGPELPKILAREGITILPGVPTVFAALIKMQRFRPAELPRLRMITNTGDHLPQAYIQQIQELLPQVQVVPMFGLTECKRVSIILPEEMETHLDSVGRPLDGTTVFTVDEHGQPLPAGEAGELAIQGPHVSPGYWQSPEETAKRFRDLDGVHTLFTGDQGQVDSQGFITFLSRSDFVIKHRGTRLSPAEVEEAAYAVPQVVAAGCVKDDRRDLLCLFLSTTHDHMNEAGVLTALATRLERGKLPDRVYFLPELPRTSNQKLDRKALRNLLPQV
- a CDS encoding AMP-binding protein — translated: MMLTVPENNVSLSPWQTQSRNGPFHLSAFLADAAERTPETTLTVDGMEFTCEQAWMNVLRIATWLQQNGVHRGEKVVAVLRHSPDLHLITLAVAHIGAVISIISPQIRSQAFQAILEEAEPVCLFLEKTSRHLKDVAENILTVWLGEGLNGGNWDEADFSEVMSTRPAWGMRFPGKSEDPAFLVFSESAGTDRKPGVVLTHENVRLMLSEQPRQGNAFLSLFHTDEACPEIETAVLEA
- a CDS encoding amino acid ABC transporter permease, producing the protein MPPTFLRTSLWTLVLILGGALALYATFATVHYEWNWKDTWVYREQLAWGWVTTMAISLGAMALSIFVGFSLMIGRRAPILPLRLLCTGIVELLRGSPLLVQLLIGYYIVASALHINDPLIVGMILLGCFEGAYLAEIFRGAVESIGASQREAARAVGFNRVQTYRYVIIPQAVRRALPGTTGQLVSLIKDSSLLSVIGIEELVQKVKILNSSSYTALEGYLPLAAAYLIVTLPLSWFAGRLERRFAYET